Part of the Longimicrobium sp. genome, CTGGTCGCGAAGCTGCAGGACCGCGGCGGCGGTGAACTGCTTGGCGAGCGAGCCGATCTCGAACATCGCGTCCACCGGCATCGGGACGCCGCCTTCGACGTCGGCCCTGCCGTACGCCTTGAAGAGCAGGGTGTCGCTCCCGCGGACGACGGCGGCCACGGTGCCGGCGGCGCGGTTCTCCACGACGCCGGAGCCGGCGATGGAGTCCAGCCTCTGCACCAGGGCCGGGCCGGGCTGCGCCGCCGCGGCGGACGCACCCAGCGATACGACGGCCAGCGCGACGAGGGACGCGCGGGCGTTGGCGAGCTTCAGCATACCGTCTTTCTCCCTGTGCACTCGAGCTCCGTTGCGGACGGCGGCGCGACGCTGGACCGTCACGGCTTGCGCGGCCCGCTGATCTCGCGGGTGCCCTGGTGCATCGTCGCACTCGTCGCGCGCCCGTTCTCGACCGTGAACAGGAACCAGACGTCGTCCCGCGTGGCGTGCAGGAACCTGTGCTCGGTGTCCGTCGGCCGGAACGTCGTCTGCTGGCCCAGGCCGACCAGCTCTCCGTTCAGCCTCCCCTGCGCGTCGACCCAGACGCGCAGGTCGATCACGCGGTTGGCACCCTGCAGCGCATACGTGCCCTCGTAGACGCCCGGTCCCGCGTCGGCGGTCCGGGTCTGCGCGGGCGCGGCGGGCGCGGGCGCAGCGGACGCGGGGGCTTCGGGCGCGGCCGTGGCGCACGCGGCGGCGAGGGCGGAAACGGCGACGAGCAGCAGCTTCATTGGATCTCCCCTGGTGGATGAGACGAGTTCGACGTGCCGTTCAGCGGAATCCGAACAGCAGCGGGAAGAGGAAGGCGACGACCGCCGCCCACCCGGCGAGGACGTAGAGGTAGGTCGTCTGCCAGCCGAGCAGGCGCGAGAAGGCGACGCGGCCCTGGAGGAACCGCACGTACAGGAAGGCCGAGCCGGCCAGGTTCCCCAGCAGCACCACGTTCTCGCCCAGCGCCGCGACCCGGTTGGGCGTGGACCCGAACTCCGAGATCCGGCTCCCGACGGCCCACAGCGCCAGGAGGTCCACCAGCAGGGCGGTCCCGACCAGCGTCAGCTGGATCCAGTCGTTGAGCCCGGGGCGGGCGAGGTGGTCCCGCGCGGAGAACGAGTAGAGAAGGAGCGCGAAGACCACCACCAGCAGGAAGTCGAAGACGATGAGGATCTCCCGCTCCGGGTCGAGGCCCTGTCCCGTCACCACCATCGTCACCATGAAGGCGAGGAAGAGCAGGGCGAAGAGCGGCGAGAAGATCCGGGTCAGCACGGGCGCCATGTTCTCGATGACGCTCTGCTTGGCCTCCACCAGCCACGAGGCGACCACGGCGGCGCCCACGATGCCGGCGGGCAGGATCCAGCCGCCCACCAGGGGCTCCGCGTCGATGCCGATGGCCTGGAACAGGGCGAACGTCATCCCGACGAGCACGCCCCCGCCCAGCGCGATCAGCACGTAGTAGATGAACAGCTCGCCCGTGAAGCGGACGAAGTCCATCCGCCGCTCGCTCCCTCGCCAGCGCCCGCCCACGTAGGCCACGCCCACGCCCAGCCACAGGGCGATGGGCAGGTGCAGCATCGTCAGGATCTGCGTGTCTGCCTCCGGCGACGCCCGGAAGGGGAATGCGTTCACCACCGCGGCCGCCACGGCGAAGACCGCGGCCAGCCCCAGCCTGCCCGACCGCGGGAGCGGCCGCTCCCAGGCGAAGTACGCGGCGATGAACGGCAGCGTGAAGAAGCTGATGTTGAGCGGGTAGAAGAGGCTCCGGTCGGGGTCGAAGTCGACCCCGAAGAGCGCGGGGACCTTGATCGCCACGGCCGCCGCGACGGCCAGGGCGAGCGCCACCCACATCTTCCGGGAGCCGTAGGGGCCGGCGGGCTCCGCGCCGCTGTCCCAGTCGCCCGAGAGGACGAGCTGCTTCCAGAGGCGGTCCGAATGCTCCCGGGCGAACTCCCGCGTCAGGGCGTCGATCGCCCCCATCCGCTTGACCGCCACCAGGAACGCCTCGTCCTCGGACAGCCCGTCGCCCATGAGGGAAGCGATCTGCTCGCGGAGGTGGTCTTCCAGCTCCGCGGCGTCCGGGCGGGTGATCGCCCGGCTCCTGCGCAGGTGCGTGCGCCACGCCTCGATCTGCTGCTCCAGCGGTTCCGCCGCGGCGTCGTTCTGGTTCCGGTCCATACGCTCAACCCCACTGGGGAAGGGAAAACGGAGATGCACTGCCGGCCACGAACTCGGCCAGCCCCGACCAGCTGTTCCGGAGCGCCTGGTCCACCGTGCGCCACTGGCGCCGCTCCTCGGCCAGCTGCTCGCGGCCGGCCTCGGTGATCCGGTAGTACTTCCGCCGCCTGCCCGTCTCCGCCTGGTCCCAGCGGGCCTCGACCAGCCCGGAGCGCTCCAGCCGGTGGAGCACCGGGTAGAGCATCCCGTCCGTCCACTCGAGCTCGCCGGCGGAGAGGTCGCGAACCCGCTTCAGGATGGCGTAGCCGTAGCTGTCCCCCTCGGCCAGGATCGCCAGCACCAGGGGCGTCGACGACGCCGCGACGAGGTCCTTGTTGATGCTCATCGGTCCGATGGACTCCTCCCTCCGCAAGGAGTGGCCGCCGTCCGGGCGGAGCGGCGACGCGGCCCCGGATCTCTCACCTGCATACATAACACCATTATACATAGCACTGCGAGGTATGTAAAGCGGACCGGTCCCGGGAGCTTGCTCCCTCGTCGGCAGGGCGCCGTATCGCCAAGCTCTTTGTATCGTAAAGCAAACTCTCGCGGAGCGCAAGCGGCTCGTCGCCGCGGGACCTCCGTCCACGCTTTCTTCACCGTGCCGGACGCGTCTTCGAGGCCGCGCGACCACGTCTTTCTTGTTCCGTCGCCACACCCGCCGAATATTGTAGCTGCCTGCGATGAATCGCCGGATCGGAGGCGGCCGTTTTCATTCACCAGCCGGAATGCGAGGAGACGATGAAAAAGCTCACGCTGGACCTGAATGTGCTGGCGGTGCAGTCGTTCGCGACCGACGAGGTCGCGGTGCCGGGGTTCGGCACGGTGCGCGGCCGGCAGCAGGGGAAGACCGGGCTGCAGGACACGGACTGCTCGGCGGTGGACGCGTGCCCGTCGGCGCGCGGCTGCAGCGAGCTCGCCGAGTGCCGGCCCACGCAGGGCACCAACTGCCCGTCGGCGGCGCTGGATTGTCCGACGTCGCGCGAGTGCAGCAAGGGGCCGAACTGCGACCCCTCCGCCGTGGACCGGTGCATCTCCGAGCGCGGCTGCACGGAGGTCGACTGCCCCGAGCCGGCCTGAGCCGGCCCCCGATGGGCGGGTAAGCCCGCTGCCGGGGCCGCGACGGAGCCCCGTCCTGGCGACGCGTCGCTGGGGCGGGGCTTCGACGCTCTTGCGAACGCGATCCGGCCCACCGGGTAGCAGGGACCGCGCGCCCGTCCGGGGCGCAGGACCACCGCACCCGATCGCCGATGCCCGCCGACTCCGCCGCAACCGAAGCCGAAGCGATCCGGCCGCTCGTGGAGCTGCTGCGCGGCCGGAGCGTGGCCGTGCTCGCGGGCGCGGGGTGCAGCACGGAGTCCGGCATCCCCGACTACCGCGGGCCGGAGGGGAGCCTGCGCGCGCGCAAGCCGGTGCAGTACCAGGAGTACGTGCGCAGCGAGGCCGCCCGCGCGCGGTACTGGGCGAGGAGCACGGCGGGGTGGCGGCGCCTCGCCTCCGCGCGCCCGAACGCGGGCCACCGCGCCCTGGCGGAGCTGGAGGACGCCGGTGCCGTGCGCGGCATCATCACCCAGAACGTGGACGGCCTGCACCACGCCGCCGGGAGCCGCCGCGTGGTGGAGCTGCACGGGTCGCTCGCGTCCGTGCGCTGCCTGGCGTGCGGCGCCGCCGTCCCCCGCGACGTCTTCCAGGCCCGGCTGCTGGAGATGAACGCCGCGTGGGCGGAGCGCCTGCGCGGCGCGGCCGAGCTGGCGCCGGACGGCGACGCCGAGCTGCCCGCGTGGGCGATGGAGGGCTTCCGCGTTCCCGCCTGCGAGGGGTGCGGCGGGACGATGAAGCCGGACGTGGTCTTCTTCGGCGAGAACGTGCCGCGCGAACGGGTCGACGACGCCTGGCGGCTGTACGGCGAGGCGGACGTGCTGCTGGTGGCGGGCTCGTCGCTCGCCGTCTATTCGGGGCGCCGCTTCGTCTACCGCGCCCGCGAGGACGCCGTTCCCATCGCCGTCGTCAACCTGGGCCCCACCCGCGCCGACGACGTCGCCGCGGTCAAGGTGGACGGCCGCCTCGGCGCCGTCCTCCCCCGGCTCTCCGCCGCTCTGCGCGGCTGAGCGACGGCCGGCGACGGCTGCGTCGGGGAAGCGACGATCCTGCGCGGGCTCTCGACGCCGTGACCTCGTTCTGCCGGGCTTCGTTCAGGACCGAAGATGAGGCCTTCCTTTCTGTAGGATCGGTCCAGATCCTCATACCAGGTTGCCGAGCATGGTTCTGGTGCCAAACAGATTGGAATCACACAGAGGACACAGAGAACACGGAGGGAACTGAAGACGCGATCGAAGTTCTCTGTGTCCTCTGTGTCCTCCGTGTGAGGCATTTCTGTTTACGGATCCTTTGATCCCGAATGATGCTCGGCAAGATGGCACTACGCCTCCGCGGCGAGGGGCGGGGAGGCGGCTTCCTCCTCGGCGGCGGCGCGGTCGGGGCGGGCGGCGCGGTGCACGAGCAGGGTCAGCACGCCGGCGACGGCCACGGCGGTGGCCAGCGAGCGCGGGGTGTGGTCGTAGAGGCGCCCACCAGCGCGCCGGAGAGCGCGTCCATCGCCGTCTGCACGCTGCCGATGAGCGACGAGGTCACCCCCGCCAGCCGCGCGTGCGGCGCCAGCGCGGCCGCGGTCGCGTTCGGCTGCACCAGGCCCATCCCCAGCATGTACGCCATCATCGGCGCCATCACCCCCGCCACCCCGCCGATCCCCAGCCACGCCAGCGCGCCGAGCACCACCGCCGCGCCGAAGACCAGGCGCACGCCGCGCCGCAGCAGGCGGTCCGGCGCCACCCGCGCCACCCAGCGGCGGTTGAGCGAGGCGCCCGCCATCAGCGCCAGCGCGGGGAGCGCGGCCAGGATGAGAACGGAGGGCGCGCGCACCCCCCGTGGAGCCGCGGAGTCGGCCATCTGCACCGGGCGTGTGGGAAAGAACGGGATCGGGTCCGGACGTGCTCGCCCGGGCCGACGTCCGCTCTTGAACAACTGCCGTGCCGCCGCCGCGCCAGACGCGCGCGCCCCCGCCCGGCGTGCGGCCGGACGGGGGCGAAACGGACGAGGGTGCCGGCTGCGCGCTACGGCGACAGCGCCGGTTGCACCGTTCCCTGACTGGATTCCGCGGAACGGCTGCGCGGTCCGCGCAGCCGTTCTCGTCGTCGGGCGAGGCGGCGTCTCGATCCGGAGCTACTTCGGGGTGTGCTCCGCCGTGCGCTTGGGGCCGCCCTCGGGCGACTTGGGCTTCTCCTCCGGCGAGCGGCCGGCCGCGCGGATGCTGATGACCTTGTTCAGCAGGTCGAACCAGAACGGCGCGCCCAGCGAGATGGCGATGGCGGTCAGCAGCACGCCCAGCAGCTTGAGCCAGAAGCCCCAGCGGTCGAACGGGAACCAGTCGGGGGCGTCGGCGCCGACCCGCCACAGTCCGGCGTTCCTCGCCTGCTCCCTGGTCCACCCGAGCGTGAGCTCCATGCTGTCCAGCTGGCTC contains:
- a CDS encoding NAD-dependent protein deacetylase, giving the protein MPADSAATEAEAIRPLVELLRGRSVAVLAGAGCSTESGIPDYRGPEGSLRARKPVQYQEYVRSEAARARYWARSTAGWRRLASARPNAGHRALAELEDAGAVRGIITQNVDGLHHAAGSRRVVELHGSLASVRCLACGAAVPRDVFQARLLEMNAAWAERLRGAAELAPDGDAELPAWAMEGFRVPACEGCGGTMKPDVVFFGENVPRERVDDAWRLYGEADVLLVAGSSLAVYSGRRFVYRAREDAVPIAVVNLGPTRADDVAAVKVDGRLGAVLPRLSAALRG
- a CDS encoding permease prefix domain 1-containing protein, which encodes MDRNQNDAAAEPLEQQIEAWRTHLRRSRAITRPDAAELEDHLREQIASLMGDGLSEDEAFLVAVKRMGAIDALTREFAREHSDRLWKQLVLSGDWDSGAEPAGPYGSRKMWVALALAVAAAVAIKVPALFGVDFDPDRSLFYPLNISFFTLPFIAAYFAWERPLPRSGRLGLAAVFAVAAAVVNAFPFRASPEADTQILTMLHLPIALWLGVGVAYVGGRWRGSERRMDFVRFTGELFIYYVLIALGGGVLVGMTFALFQAIGIDAEPLVGGWILPAGIVGAAVVASWLVEAKQSVIENMAPVLTRIFSPLFALLFLAFMVTMVVTGQGLDPEREILIVFDFLLVVVFALLLYSFSARDHLARPGLNDWIQLTLVGTALLVDLLALWAVGSRISEFGSTPNRVAALGENVVLLGNLAGSAFLYVRFLQGRVAFSRLLGWQTTYLYVLAGWAAVVAFLFPLLFGFR
- a CDS encoding helix-turn-helix transcriptional regulator encodes the protein MSINKDLVAASSTPLVLAILAEGDSYGYAILKRVRDLSAGELEWTDGMLYPVLHRLERSGLVEARWDQAETGRRRKYYRITEAGREQLAEERRQWRTVDQALRNSWSGLAEFVAGSASPFSLPQWG